TCCGATCATCTTTGGCGGCAAGTCACTCGGGGTGCTGGCGGTGGACAACCACCCTACCAGGAGAAAGCTGCGCCAGCGGGACCTCAACCTCCTGATGGGGATCGCCGCCCAGATCGGAGTCTCGATTCACTGTACCATTCTTGAAAAAAATGCCCAGGCCAAGCGCAACTCCGGATTCCGGCTGATCAAGGGATAACTCGCCCGCCCGGTCCCTCTCTGGGACAGGTTCCCAGACTCCGGGCTCCGGCCGGGACAAGTACCGCTCCAGCAGAAAATTATAATTTTATCCCCCTTCTTTTTCCCTTAATTCGGGTCGTTCCAGGAAATAGAAGAGCCCGCCGGCAACTATGTACAGGAAGAGCAGGACCAGCCAGTGGTTTACCTTGAGCAGCTTGGGCAGGGTCATGCCGCCCATGGGCGAACTCAGGTAAAAAGAGTCAAGGGCCGGATAAAATACAGCAAACAAGAGGGAACCGGCGATGATGCCGACGATGACCACCAGGGCGTCGAGCCGGCCGGTGCCGAGACCGGTCAACGCGGTTCCCGGGCAATAACCGCTGAGGGCGAAGCCGACACCAAACAGCAGGCCGCCGACAATCTGGGGCCAGAAAAAGG
This is a stretch of genomic DNA from Desulfobacterales bacterium. It encodes these proteins:
- a CDS encoding YeeE/YedE family protein; this translates as MTAPLYATGMISANSSLGLAVLLGILFGFFLQRGGLGNPHKLAGIFYLTDFTVPKVMFSAIVVAATGLYLLADLGFLDLNKVWIVQTFFWPQIVGGLLFGVGFALSGYCPGTALTGLGTGRLDALVVIVGIIAGSLLFAVFYPALDSFYLSSPMGGMTLPKLLKVNHWLVLLFLYIVAGGLFYFLERPELREKEGG